Proteins from one Hyperolius riggenbachi isolate aHypRig1 chromosome 2, aHypRig1.pri, whole genome shotgun sequence genomic window:
- the LOC137542824 gene encoding E3 ubiquitin-protein ligase TRIM11-like: protein MASADLSHELECPVCLTIYIDPVNLRCGHNFCRVCIDHVLDTQEGSGGYSCPECREGFMERPTLQRNIALRNIAESFLTTQPDQEEAGVCCTYCIHSAVPAVMSCLLCDASLCDNHLRVHSKAPEHILCDPNTSLENRKCSVHKKILEYYCTEDAACICVSCRLDGEHRGHQVAMLDEASEKKKKKLRNVLQKLMAETEEAEKRVQSLEERRRKAQEKADGETERVTTLFRDLKRRLEDLEKRVLSDIIRQAQQVSQSYNDVIQQLEIKKEELSRKMRHIEELCNMTDPLTVLQESDTGDLCDTEDRDRHDKQLHDGGDLDVAGISHTLHTGLSDIMSGVKVPITAKLFRLRPPPPPPIIIQHTWRQAGGTDIGAVQQTSGLPVYADILLDVNTASNWLHISDDRKTASRTDRNQNRPETPERFQCPQVLSSQNFSPGRHYWEVDVGGSPMWAVGMCYPSIDRREKTSVIGCYKSWGLCRNGKKFAVLHDCKEIQLPDKIPSDRVRICLDYEAGQISFYALCDPIRHLHTFTAAFTEPLHAVLCVGRGCIKISGGSIRGGERSAHW, encoded by the exons ATGGCGTCTGCTGATCTGAGCCATGAGCTGGAGTGTCCCGTCTGTCTGACCATTTATATAGATCCAGTGAACCTAAGATGTggtcacaacttctgccgggTGTGTATTGATCATGTGCTGGACACACAAGAGGGGTCTGGAGGTTATTCCTGTCCTGAATGTAGAGAGGGGTTTATGGAGCGGCCGACACTGCAGAGGAACATTGCTCTGAGGAACATAGCAGAGAGTTTCCTGACTACTCAGCCAGATCAGGAGGAGGCCGGAGTCTGCTGTACTTACTGTATTCACTCTGCTGTACCGGCTGTTATGTCCTGTCTGCTGTGTGATGCTTCTCTGTGTGATAATcacctgagagtccacagcaagGCACCAGAACACATCTTATGtgaccccaacacttccctggagaacaggaaatgctccgttcataagaagatcctggagtattactgcactgaggatgctgcctgtatctgtgtgtcctgCAGGCTGGATGGAGAACATCGCGGACACCAGGTGGCGATGCTGGATGAGGCctctgagaagaagaagaagaagctgagaaatgttctacagaaactgatggcagagacagaggaggccgagaaaagagtccagagtctggaggaacgcaggagaaaagcacaagaaaaagcagATGGTGAAACAGAGAGAGTCACTACCCTGTTTAGAGACCTCAAGAGACGTCTGGAAGATCTTGAAAAGAGAGTCCTGAGTGACATCATTAGGCAGGCACAGCAGGTGTCACAATCATATAATGACGTCATTCAGCAGCTGGAGATAAAGAaggaggagctgtccaggaagatgcgtcacattgaggagctgtgtaacatgactgatccactgactgtcttacaggaatcagacacaggtgacttgtgtgacacggaggacagagatagacatgataagcagctccatgatggaggggatctggatgtggccggcatctcacacacattacacacaggactatCTGATATCATGTCTGGG GTCAAAGTTCCCATCACTGCTAAACTATTCAGGCTACGCCCCCCACCTCCCCCACCCATCATCATACAACACACATGGCGCCAGGCTGGGGGGACAGATATTGGGGCTGTACAGCAAacatcagggctgccagtgtatgcagacatattactggatgtaaacacagctaGTAATTGGCTACATATATCAGATGACAGGAAAACTGCATCCAGGACAGACAGAAACCAGAATCGCCCAGAAACACCAGAGAGATTTCAGTGTCCTCAGGTGTTGAGCAGCCAGAATTTTTCCCCAGGGCGACATTATtgggaagtggatgttgggggATCACCTATGTGGGCAGtcgggatgtgttaccccagtatagacaggagaGAAAAGACGTCAGTAATTGGATGTTATAAGTCCTGGGGTTTGTGCAGGAATGGTAAAAAGTTTGCAGTGTTACATGACTGTAAAGAGATCCAGTTACCTGACAAGATCCCCAGTGATAGAGTCAGGATAtgtctggattatgaggccggacagatctccttttatgccctgtgtgaccccatcagacacctccacaccttcactgctgccttcactgagcccctccatgctgtgTTATGTGTAGGGAGAGGTTGTATAAAGATATCTGGGGGTAGTATCAGGGGAGGTGAGAGATCCGCCCactggtga